The Fortiea contorta PCC 7126 genome has a segment encoding these proteins:
- a CDS encoding iron-containing alcohol dehydrogenase family protein, which produces MPNQLSTQTPNTLLKLTVAPGKVICGVGVWASATAEIAHLGSRPLIVAGDRTLKITQQCLQPFLEKQKLHLATATYGVDCCEASLKSLHRSVKEHKADVIIGVGGGKALDTAKLLAFQLQLPVVTVPTSAATCAAWSALANVYSETGAFLYDVALSQCPDLLILDYELIATAPPSTLVAGIGDAIAKWYEASVSSGNSQATLTIAAVQQARVLRDILLQNATAALKEPGSEVWRQVVEATVLLAGVVGGLGGAQCRTVAAHAVHNGLTHISRHGSIHGDKVAYGILVQLRLEEMVLGNQLAASARQQLLKFYAEIGLPQKLADLGLGNITLGELQIAAEVALNPHSDIHRLPFKVALEQLMAAMVSTTAPIDHRDAVHRVSTRGMSDEVAE; this is translated from the coding sequence ATGCCCAATCAATTGTCTACTCAAACTCCTAATACATTATTAAAGCTAACAGTTGCCCCAGGAAAAGTTATTTGTGGTGTTGGTGTCTGGGCGTCAGCGACAGCAGAAATCGCCCATTTAGGAAGTCGTCCTTTAATTGTGGCAGGCGATCGCACTTTAAAAATTACTCAACAGTGCCTCCAACCATTCCTAGAAAAGCAAAAGCTGCATCTGGCAACAGCTACTTATGGTGTAGATTGCTGTGAAGCCAGTCTCAAATCTTTACATCGCTCAGTTAAAGAACACAAAGCAGATGTAATTATCGGTGTCGGTGGCGGAAAAGCCTTAGACACAGCCAAATTACTAGCCTTTCAATTACAACTACCAGTGGTGACAGTCCCCACCTCAGCAGCTACCTGTGCCGCTTGGTCAGCTCTTGCGAATGTGTATTCGGAAACCGGGGCGTTTTTGTATGATGTGGCGTTGTCTCAATGTCCCGATTTATTGATCCTCGATTATGAGTTGATAGCTACAGCACCACCAAGTACGCTAGTTGCAGGTATCGGTGATGCGATCGCTAAATGGTACGAAGCTTCAGTCAGTAGCGGGAATTCCCAAGCCACATTAACTATCGCCGCAGTCCAGCAAGCACGAGTCTTGCGGGATATCTTACTGCAAAATGCCACTGCTGCTCTCAAAGAACCGGGTAGCGAGGTTTGGCGACAAGTCGTAGAGGCCACCGTCTTATTAGCTGGAGTCGTCGGGGGACTGGGAGGCGCCCAGTGTCGCACCGTCGCTGCCCATGCCGTGCATAACGGTTTAACCCACATCTCCAGGCATGGTAGCATTCATGGTGACAAGGTAGCTTACGGCATTTTGGTACAACTGCGTTTAGAAGAAATGGTACTGGGCAATCAGCTAGCCGCATCTGCCAGACAACAATTACTCAAATTCTACGCAGAGATTGGATTACCACAAAAATTAGCAGATTTGGGATTGGGTAACATCACCTTGGGCGAGTTACAAATAGCTGCAGAAGTCGCCCTCAATCCGCATTCAGATATCCATCGACTACCCTTTAAAGTCGCACTGGAACAATTGATGGCCGCAATGGTTTCGACCACTGCACCCATAGATCATCGAGATGCGGTTCATCGTGTCTCAACTAGAGGAATGAGTGACGAGGTTGCAGAATGA
- a CDS encoding Ycf51 family protein has translation MLTTADFLQYTQWSGIIVLILAALTVVGLIFKWGIRFRLVGATGFMLVLTAGLFALSLVPLSRTVIPGATKFTLVYDNGATQAVIATSPQITPKQLEATLRQAASNLYSYGRLGSREDNQLTVRARTIIHPEPGVSVPVYLGQIKRSLISREDANVVVEIYPEKFAQLPQPTA, from the coding sequence ATGCTCACAACAGCTGACTTTCTGCAATACACCCAATGGTCGGGTATCATCGTTTTGATATTAGCTGCTCTAACAGTAGTGGGTTTGATTTTTAAATGGGGCATCCGCTTTCGGCTCGTGGGTGCGACTGGGTTTATGCTGGTACTGACTGCTGGTTTATTTGCGCTGTCCTTGGTACCGTTGAGTCGGACTGTAATTCCGGGTGCGACCAAGTTTACCTTGGTTTATGACAATGGCGCTACACAGGCGGTAATCGCTACTTCACCACAAATTACCCCCAAGCAGTTAGAAGCGACGTTACGTCAAGCAGCTAGTAATTTGTATTCTTATGGTCGCTTGGGTTCACGGGAAGACAACCAACTCACAGTCCGCGCCCGGACTATAATTCACCCGGAACCAGGAGTTTCTGTCCCAGTATACCTGGGTCAAATTAAGCGATCGCTCATCAGTCGTGAAGACGCAAATGTAGTTGTGGAAATTTACCCAGAAAAATTTGCTCAATTACCCCAACCCACCGCTTGA
- the cpdA gene encoding 3',5'-cyclic-AMP phosphodiesterase, with protein MHQVSPLLIAQVTDIHLFAEEDHQLLGMPTTKSFQAVIERLEDLQSEVDIILLTGDLSGDGKPASYENLQNLLHPLQIPSYWIPGNHDSAIVMNEVLNLGMISRRKSFERGSWNFILLNSSSPGCVHGYLTNETLDWLNTELKTLSHNPTLIALHHPPLRVNSQWLDTSVLQNPQELFAVLDCHPQVKLVLFGHIHQEFQYQRHHVNYLGTPSTCIQFKSQSPTFAIEHKAPGFRLLKLYPNGTWETWVERVPFVHRLELTATGY; from the coding sequence ATACATCAAGTGTCCCCCTTATTAATTGCTCAAGTAACAGACATACATCTGTTTGCCGAAGAAGATCATCAGCTTCTGGGAATGCCTACCACAAAATCTTTCCAAGCGGTTATAGAGCGGTTAGAAGATTTACAATCAGAGGTAGACATAATATTACTAACTGGGGATTTATCAGGGGATGGCAAACCAGCATCCTATGAAAATTTGCAAAATCTACTACATCCATTGCAAATACCTAGTTACTGGATACCGGGAAATCATGACAGTGCGATCGTCATGAATGAAGTGCTAAATTTAGGCATGATTTCACGGCGTAAATCTTTTGAGCGCGGGAGTTGGAATTTTATTTTACTCAACTCCTCTTCTCCTGGGTGCGTACACGGCTATTTGACAAATGAAACACTAGATTGGCTAAATACAGAACTAAAAACCCTGAGTCATAACCCCACTCTCATTGCGCTACATCATCCACCTTTACGAGTCAACTCTCAGTGGTTAGACACTAGTGTGCTGCAAAATCCTCAAGAACTTTTCGCTGTTCTAGATTGTCACCCGCAAGTTAAATTAGTTTTATTCGGTCACATTCACCAAGAATTCCAGTACCAGCGCCACCACGTCAATTACCTCGGTACTCCTTCGACCTGTATTCAATTCAAATCGCAAAGCCCAACTTTTGCAATTGAGCATAAAGCTCCAGGGTTTCGGTTGCTCAAGCTCTACCCCAACGGTACCTGGGAAACTTGGGTTGAGAGAGTTCCTTTCGTTCACCGATTGGAATTGACAGCAACAGGATATTAA
- a CDS encoding heavy-metal-associated domain-containing protein, with protein sequence MTLKLTVPNMACSACANNITNALKAVDVNAAIETDTTTKLVTVDTQASETAIKQALAAAGYPAN encoded by the coding sequence ATGACACTTAAACTCACTGTTCCCAACATGGCTTGTTCTGCTTGTGCAAATAACATCACAAACGCACTGAAAGCAGTTGATGTCAATGCTGCTATTGAAACAGATACCACCACTAAACTAGTTACTGTAGACACTCAGGCTTCAGAAACAGCAATTAAGCAAGCATTAGCCGCTGCTGGTTATCCAGCTAACTAA
- a CDS encoding heavy metal-responsive transcriptional regulator, translating to MLTQDEKLLLIGQVTALSGVPIRTIRYYESLGLLKSSARTEGGFRQFSVDVVTRLSFIKRMQNLGLSLEEIKDVLKVYDQGQPPCGEIKEKLQEKILHIDQQIEQLLTLKSEIGVLLSGWQNVDTKYEDKICPIIQP from the coding sequence ATGTTAACTCAAGATGAAAAACTGCTTTTGATTGGACAAGTCACAGCTTTGAGCGGCGTTCCCATTAGGACAATTCGTTACTACGAGAGCTTAGGTTTATTGAAGTCATCAGCCAGAACTGAGGGGGGGTTCCGCCAGTTTTCCGTAGATGTGGTGACTCGGCTGTCCTTCATTAAAAGAATGCAAAACCTAGGATTAAGCTTGGAAGAAATCAAAGATGTGCTCAAGGTCTATGACCAAGGTCAACCCCCTTGCGGCGAAATTAAAGAAAAGCTGCAAGAAAAGATTCTACACATTGATCAGCAAATTGAACAATTGTTAACTTTAAAATCAGAAATAGGTGTGTTGCTATCAGGTTGGCAGAATGTTGATACGAAGTATGAAGATAAAATTTGTCCTATTATTCAGCCTTAA
- a CDS encoding aromatic ring-hydroxylating oxygenase subunit alpha, producing the protein MNFNSQNINSNRKPKIFNNPERFIEGWYWAMPAGDLQVGEVKAVNLLGRELVIYRGKDRQAVTFDAYCPHMGAHLAEGKVEGNELRCFFHYWKFDGGGFCVDVPCLDEPLSIKLKAWPTAEKYGMIWVWTGEVPLQPLPFVPELEHQEYRSIFGSRFLTNCHPHVVLINTIDAQHFNTVHKFLSEIVFEKQDLNQNAIIFKNITPSSEDALLIKLIRPFYKNSLAYHVCYWYGSIGTATFGPDFCHLHMMFALRLVPGGKAEIQSILVTKKHRGLFGWVYDRFLLGITQIVGRYFLKDDINIFRTIKFDLKTPIKADQSIVQFINHLEKQTSLDWGTWQQTRFVREEEGRDGRDKWRDALND; encoded by the coding sequence ATGAATTTCAATTCGCAGAATATTAACTCAAATCGCAAACCAAAAATTTTCAATAATCCAGAGCGTTTTATCGAGGGATGGTATTGGGCAATGCCTGCTGGTGATTTGCAGGTAGGTGAGGTCAAAGCTGTAAATTTATTAGGTAGAGAACTAGTAATTTATCGAGGTAAAGACCGCCAAGCAGTTACTTTTGATGCTTATTGTCCGCACATGGGTGCTCACCTTGCGGAAGGAAAAGTTGAGGGTAATGAATTACGCTGTTTTTTCCATTATTGGAAATTTGATGGTGGCGGGTTTTGCGTTGATGTTCCCTGTTTAGATGAGCCGCTATCTATTAAGTTAAAAGCTTGGCCGACGGCGGAAAAATATGGGATGATTTGGGTGTGGACTGGAGAAGTTCCCCTACAACCGCTACCTTTTGTACCGGAGTTAGAACATCAAGAATATCGCAGTATTTTTGGTTCTCGCTTCTTGACTAACTGTCATCCACATGTCGTGTTGATTAATACTATTGATGCTCAACATTTTAATACTGTTCACAAGTTTTTATCAGAAATTGTTTTTGAAAAACAAGACCTGAATCAAAATGCAATTATTTTCAAAAATATTACACCTAGTAGTGAAGATGCTTTATTGATTAAACTTATCCGTCCCTTTTACAAAAATTCTTTAGCTTACCATGTTTGTTATTGGTATGGCAGCATTGGCACGGCAACATTTGGCCCTGATTTTTGCCATTTGCATATGATGTTTGCTCTGCGTCTCGTTCCTGGGGGGAAGGCGGAAATTCAATCTATCTTAGTTACTAAGAAACACCGGGGTCTTTTTGGTTGGGTATATGATCGGTTTTTGTTGGGGATAACTCAGATTGTGGGTAGATATTTTCTCAAGGATGATATCAATATTTTTCGGACAATTAAGTTTGATTTGAAAACTCCAATCAAAGCAGACCAATCGATTGTACAGTTTATCAATCATTTAGAAAAACAGACTAGTCTTGATTGGGGAACTTGGCAGCAAACGCGTTTTGTACGTGAAGAAGAAGGTAGGGATGGTAGGGATAAATGGCGAGATGCGCTGAATGATTGA
- a CDS encoding DEAD/DEAH box helicase, which translates to MNYPARSPEIDLASIFPFDLDQFQKDAIASLNAGRSVVVCAPTGSGKTLVGEYAIYRALARGKRVFYTTPLKALSNQKLRDFREKFGFDHVGLLTGDASINRDAPILVMTTEIFRNMLYGTPIGQVGISLVDVEAVVLDECHYMNDRQRGTVWEESIIYCPPEVQLVALSATVANSDQLTDWLNRVHGPTDLIYSDFRPVPLEFLFCNPKGLFPLLNDSKNKINPRLSNRGKRKQGDKGKNGRPEAPSIAYTLSHLQQRDMLPAIYFIFSRRGCDKAVAEVGDLWLVNNDEAYRLRVQIDEFLHRNPEAGRSGQIAPLYRGIAAHHAGILPAWKVLVEELFQQGLIKVVFATETLAAGINMPARTTVISTLSKRTDTGHRLLNASEFLQMAGRAGRRGMDKQGHVVTLQTPFEGSKEAAYLATSKPDPLVSQFTPSYGMVLNLLQTHTIEQARELIERSFGQYMATLHLRPDYDEIAAVEAQLAELQAQIAAIDENELAVYEKLRQRLKVERQLLRTLQEQAQEQRQEQLSMMLGFAVSGTLLSIKGKNFTLSTPVTAVLIGQTPGTGETHNLVCLGGDNRWYVANITDIADLYAELPRIEVPPQILPPPDLLLRPGQTRRGNEETIAIAQQIPNPEESLYVPQEVTEQLSRVTAVQVQLEAHPLYQSGNAGAIFKRQARCVELEAELQVLQEQIAQQSQRYWEEFLSLIEILQHFGCLDNLVPTPLGQVAAAIRGENELWLGLVLASGELDSLDPHHLAAAAAALVTETPRPDSKVHFDLSPEVAEALAKLRGIRRQIFQLQRRYNVALPIWLEFELIALVEQWALGIEWTQLCEHTTLDEGDVVRILRRTLDLLSQIPHVPNLPNSLQRNAYRAMQLIDRFPVNEVVE; encoded by the coding sequence GTGAACTATCCTGCACGATCCCCAGAAATTGACCTAGCGTCGATTTTTCCCTTTGACCTAGATCAATTCCAAAAAGATGCGATCGCGTCCCTGAATGCTGGACGCTCCGTAGTTGTGTGCGCGCCCACAGGTTCAGGCAAAACCTTAGTTGGTGAATACGCCATCTATCGCGCCCTCGCACGGGGAAAACGTGTATTCTACACCACCCCCCTGAAAGCCCTATCTAATCAAAAATTACGTGACTTCCGCGAAAAATTCGGTTTTGACCACGTTGGTTTACTAACTGGCGACGCCTCCATCAACAGAGACGCACCGATTTTAGTCATGACCACAGAAATTTTTCGCAACATGCTCTACGGTACACCCATCGGGCAAGTCGGCATCTCCCTCGTAGACGTAGAAGCCGTAGTACTCGATGAGTGTCACTACATGAACGATCGCCAACGCGGCACCGTTTGGGAAGAATCAATCATCTATTGTCCCCCAGAAGTACAACTAGTAGCCCTCTCAGCCACAGTCGCCAACAGCGACCAACTCACCGACTGGCTCAACCGTGTCCACGGCCCAACCGACCTAATTTATTCCGATTTTCGCCCAGTCCCCCTAGAATTTCTCTTCTGCAACCCCAAAGGCTTATTTCCCCTCCTCAACGACAGCAAAAACAAAATTAACCCCCGTCTCTCCAACCGGGGTAAAAGAAAACAAGGGGACAAAGGCAAAAATGGTAGACCAGAAGCACCAAGCATCGCTTATACCCTCAGTCACCTGCAACAACGGGACATGCTACCGGCGATTTACTTCATTTTCAGCCGTCGGGGCTGTGATAAAGCCGTAGCCGAGGTAGGCGATTTATGGTTAGTCAATAATGATGAAGCCTACCGATTGCGGGTACAGATTGACGAATTTTTACACCGCAACCCCGAAGCCGGACGTTCCGGACAAATCGCCCCCCTCTACCGGGGAATAGCTGCTCACCACGCCGGCATTTTACCCGCCTGGAAAGTTTTAGTAGAAGAACTGTTTCAGCAAGGGCTAATTAAAGTAGTATTTGCTACCGAAACCCTAGCAGCAGGAATCAACATGCCCGCCCGAACAACAGTCATCTCCACCCTTTCCAAACGCACCGACACCGGACACCGCCTCCTCAACGCCTCGGAATTTCTGCAAATGGCAGGTAGAGCCGGACGCCGGGGGATGGATAAACAAGGTCATGTAGTCACCCTGCAAACTCCCTTTGAAGGCTCCAAAGAAGCCGCATATTTAGCAACCTCCAAACCAGACCCCTTGGTCAGCCAATTTACACCTAGTTACGGCATGGTGCTCAACCTGCTGCAAACCCACACCATTGAACAAGCCAGGGAACTGATCGAACGCAGCTTTGGGCAGTACATGGCTACCTTACATTTGCGCCCAGATTATGATGAAATTGCCGCCGTCGAAGCTCAACTAGCCGAACTCCAAGCCCAAATTGCCGCCATTGATGAAAATGAACTAGCTGTTTATGAGAAATTGCGGCAACGCTTGAAAGTAGAACGCCAGTTATTGAGAACTCTGCAAGAGCAAGCCCAAGAACAACGACAAGAGCAATTGTCCATGATGTTAGGCTTTGCTGTCTCCGGAACTTTACTGAGCATAAAAGGCAAAAACTTTACATTATCCACACCTGTAACGGCAGTATTAATCGGACAAACTCCCGGCACTGGTGAAACCCATAACTTAGTATGCTTGGGTGGTGATAACCGTTGGTATGTCGCCAATATTACAGACATAGCAGACTTATACGCCGAATTACCACGCATCGAAGTCCCACCGCAGATATTACCACCACCAGATTTGTTGCTCAGACCAGGACAAACACGCCGTGGTAACGAAGAAACCATAGCGATCGCCCAGCAAATACCCAACCCCGAAGAATCTTTGTATGTGCCCCAGGAAGTGACAGAACAGCTCAGTCGCGTCACCGCCGTACAAGTACAATTAGAAGCCCACCCCTTATATCAATCCGGTAACGCCGGCGCCATTTTCAAACGCCAAGCCCGCTGTGTCGAACTAGAAGCAGAACTGCAAGTACTACAAGAGCAAATAGCGCAACAATCCCAGCGTTATTGGGAAGAATTCCTCAGCTTAATTGAAATATTACAGCATTTCGGCTGTTTAGATAACCTAGTGCCCACACCATTAGGGCAAGTCGCCGCCGCCATCCGTGGCGAAAATGAATTATGGTTAGGTTTAGTACTCGCTAGCGGTGAATTAGATAGCCTAGATCCACATCACCTAGCCGCCGCAGCAGCAGCCTTAGTCACCGAAACCCCCCGTCCTGATAGCAAAGTACACTTCGACCTCAGCCCGGAAGTCGCAGAAGCCCTCGCCAAATTGCGGGGAATTCGTCGCCAAATCTTCCAACTGCAACGACGGTACAATGTAGCCTTACCAATCTGGCTAGAGTTTGAACTCATCGCCCTAGTCGAGCAGTGGGCCTTGGGTATAGAGTGGACACAACTTTGCGAACACACCACCTTGGATGAAGGCGATGTCGTGAGAATTTTGCGCCGGACACTAGATTTGCTATCCCAGATTCCCCATGTCCCCAACCTGCCAAATTCTCTACAGCGCAACGCCTACCGCGCCATGCAACTAATTGATCGCTTCCCAGTCAATGAAGTGGTGGAATAA
- a CDS encoding ABC transporter substrate-binding protein encodes MNNVSAMSWWDLAVKKWGRVARFCSWFCLCFFLVVSCAPRPQTTTPPSGAANTPTGDGRITIGTTAKPKSLDPADAYELASLGLVFNMSDRLYTYTPGSTEIKLQLATALPKVSADGLTYTIPLRQGVVFHDGTPFNAEAMAFSIKRFIENKGKPSFLLADTVDSVKATGAYELTIKLKKPFAAFPSLLAFPGVCAVSPKAYELGAGKFKPETFVGTGPYKLGQYGSDSLRFDVFDKYWGEKPVNRGINLQIQTSPVNLFNAFRTGAVDVAYLSLQPDQIRSLEEGSKKGDWQAISAQGSVVSYMVLNRNQKPLDQPEVRAAIASVIDRPLLNQRVLFGQADPLYSMIPTTFDVSQPLFKDKYGDGNVEQAKQLLTKAGFSQQNPAKVQVWYPSSSPSRSLAAQTLKSLVDQKLAGLLQLEINTVEGPTFFKDISKGSYPIALLDWYPDFLDPDNYVQPFLSCQKGSEAKGCESGGSQTQGSFYYNATVNKLIDQQRQEQNPEARKQIFAQIQTQVANDLPYVPLWQNKDFVFAQKNVSDVQLNPTQILVYPSLKK; translated from the coding sequence ATGAATAATGTTAGCGCTATGAGTTGGTGGGATTTAGCGGTGAAAAAATGGGGTCGGGTGGCGAGATTTTGCTCTTGGTTTTGTTTATGCTTTTTTTTGGTGGTTAGTTGCGCTCCTCGCCCACAGACTACTACACCGCCATCGGGTGCGGCAAATACCCCTACAGGTGATGGTAGGATTACTATTGGGACGACAGCGAAGCCAAAAAGTCTCGATCCGGCTGATGCTTATGAGTTGGCGTCCTTGGGTTTGGTGTTTAATATGAGCGATCGCCTGTATACTTACACTCCAGGAAGCACGGAAATTAAGCTGCAATTAGCAACAGCTTTACCCAAGGTGAGTGCGGATGGTCTAACTTATACTATTCCTCTGCGTCAAGGGGTGGTTTTTCATGATGGGACTCCTTTTAATGCGGAAGCGATGGCTTTTAGCATCAAGCGGTTTATTGAAAATAAGGGTAAACCATCATTTTTATTAGCAGATACAGTCGATTCTGTCAAGGCTACTGGAGCATATGAATTAACTATCAAGCTGAAAAAACCATTTGCAGCTTTTCCCTCACTGTTAGCTTTTCCTGGGGTGTGCGCGGTTTCGCCTAAAGCTTATGAACTGGGCGCCGGGAAGTTTAAACCAGAAACATTTGTGGGGACTGGGCCTTACAAGTTAGGACAATATGGTAGTGATTCCCTGCGATTTGATGTATTTGATAAGTATTGGGGAGAAAAACCAGTTAATCGGGGAATTAATTTACAAATTCAAACAAGTCCGGTGAATTTGTTCAATGCTTTCCGCACTGGTGCTGTGGATGTAGCTTACTTGTCTCTTCAGCCAGATCAAATTCGCAGTTTGGAGGAGGGAAGTAAAAAAGGGGATTGGCAAGCGATCAGCGCTCAGGGTAGTGTAGTTAGTTATATGGTGTTGAATCGCAATCAAAAGCCTTTGGATCAACCAGAAGTTAGAGCTGCGATCGCTTCGGTAATTGACCGCCCGTTATTAAATCAACGAGTTTTATTTGGTCAAGCTGATCCACTTTATAGTATGATTCCTACAACCTTCGATGTTTCCCAACCATTATTTAAAGATAAATATGGTGATGGTAACGTTGAGCAAGCCAAACAATTATTAACCAAAGCTGGTTTCTCTCAACAAAATCCCGCGAAAGTGCAAGTTTGGTATCCTTCTAGTTCTCCTTCTCGCTCTTTAGCAGCACAAACACTCAAATCTCTAGTCGATCAGAAGTTGGCAGGACTATTACAATTAGAAATTAACACTGTTGAAGGCCCTACCTTTTTTAAAGACATCTCTAAGGGTTCATATCCCATAGCTTTGTTAGATTGGTATCCAGATTTTTTAGATCCTGATAATTACGTCCAACCATTTTTATCTTGCCAAAAAGGTTCAGAAGCAAAAGGATGTGAATCTGGAGGTAGTCAAACCCAAGGGTCATTTTACTACAATGCGACTGTCAATAAATTGATTGATCAGCAACGTCAAGAGCAAAACCCCGAAGCTCGTAAGCAAATATTTGCTCAAATCCAAACTCAAGTAGCAAATGATTTACCTTACGTTCCTTTATGGCAAAATAAAGACTTTGTATTTGCTCAAAAAAATGTGAGTGATGTCCAACTTAATCCCACACAAATTTTGGTATATCCATCTTTGAAAAAATAG